Genomic DNA from Pelosinus sp. UFO1:
AAAGGATGTGGTCAACACAATTATCAAGAAATGCTCTGTCGTGGGATACCAAAATAAAGCCACGCTTAGAGCTGAGATAGTCACTGACAATTTTTCTTGCATTCATATCAAGATGGTTCGTCGGCTCATCAATCAGCAAGAAGCTATTTTCTTTAAGGAACAAAGTAGCAAGCAATACCTTTGTTTGCTCCCCATTTGAAAGTGTATCAAAAGGGCGATATAAAACGTCCTCAGAAACTTGTAGCAGTGAAAGCTCACGCATAACCTTCCAAAGAAGGTAGTCTGGATAGATGTTGTCAATTACATCAATGGTGTTGTTTTCTGTGTTAGTTACCTCAAAAGGAAAATATTCGAAGTTTACTTTTGTCGAAATCGTACCGCTGTATTCATATTTACCAAGCAACAAGTTGAGAAATGAAGTTTTGCCTCTACCATTTCTTCCTGTGAAGCCTAATTTCCAATCTGTATCGATTTGAAAACTCACGTTTTCAAATATGTTATCATAACTGCCGTCATAACCAAAGGTCAGATTTGTAACGCTTATTAAAGACATAATTATCCTCCTGTATAAAAATTACAAAGCTGCAAGAAAGTCAATTCTTGCAGCTCATAAATACAGCAAAGCCAAGCCCAATAATTGGGCATGACGAGAATATATTCTTGAGTGAAAAGAATTATAACTTTCTTGCATAAGCACAACAAATCAAGCAGCATTTTCCGCTCCCATCATTTTATTATGCTTTATAATAGCAAGAAAAATTACATCTCTTCCACTCCAATCACTTTATTTGCGATCATTATATCATACTGCTTTTCAAAATTCAACAAACGTAAACGCTCCATCTCCGTGTATCACTCTATTAGTACTAACTGCATAACATATTATGTAAAAATTTTACAAAATAGAGGAGGGTTGTATGTGGGATTCTATATTAAAGTAGAACCAGGCGTAAGAATTTATGTAGAAGACCTTAACCCTGAGGGCGAGAAAACAATTGTTTTTATACACGGTTGGCCGGCAAATCATAAGATGTTTGAATATCAGTTCGATCAATTACCTAAGATGGGATATCGCTGTATAGGAATTGATTCTCGAGGGTTCGGTAATTCCGATAAGCCTTGGAGAGGATATGACTACGATACGTCGGCGGACGATATTCGCTGTGTGGTTCAAGCACTCGATTTGCAAGATTTCACCCTAGGAGGTCATTCCACGGGAGGAGCGATTGCTGTTCGTTACATGGCTCGCCACAAGGGATATGGGGTATCCAAGCTTGCCCTTTTTGCAGCTGCAGCTCCCAGTCTTATTCAGCGTCCATATTTTCCTCATGGTCTAAAAAAAGATGATGTGATTAAAATCATTCAAGGAACAAATAATGACCGTCCAGAAATGTTACGGGGATTTGGAGACATGTTTTTCTTCCAGCATGTAACTCAGGCCTTCTCAGATTGGTTCTTCCAAATGGGCCTTCAGGCGGCAGGTTGGTCCACCGCAGCAGTTGCAGCCTCTTGGATAAAGGAAGAACTATTTTCCGATCTTGGAGAAATACAAGTTCCCACTTTAATTCTTCATGGCATTCATGATAAAGTTTGTTTGTTCCCATTGGCTATTGCACAGAATGAAGGAATTAGAAACTCCAAGCTTGTTCCCTTTAAATACAGCGGTCACGGATTATTCTATGACGAGCGCGATAAATTCAATAAAGAATTAGTGCAATTTATTGAGGAATAACGTTCTCATCAGCTAATATTTGACTCAAGCTTACATCATAAAACAACATACTAATACCCTCGCTGACTAGCGAGGGTATTAGTATGTGTAATCATAAAAACAATCATAGGGACGTCAGAGCGTGTGAAAAGTGACCTCACCTTTCACAATATTGTACTACAACGTCTTTCAAAGCAACCAATATAATCAAATCTCCTCAATAGTTGCTACCGTAATTACTTTCGTAGCTTTTTGGCGAGTTTGAATAATCAATTCTGCATTAGGTGCATCCGTAGAGTTAATTTTACTTAATGCTTCTTCAACAGAACGACCCGTAAGTACATGCCGACTAATAAGACGCTCTTTTGTCGTAGTGAGCGGCGTCTCAATAAACCAGCTTTCATTAAACAAGTCCCCAAGTTCACTCCAAGGGTAAGTATCTAATAGTAAGTAATTACCTTCAACAATGATAATTTTATGTTTATTCTCAATTACTATTGAACGTTCAACTGGATTATGAAGACGTCTATCATAAGATGGACAATATATTTTCTCTTGTTTTTCGGATGCTATTTCCTTTATCAACATTACGAATCTCTGAGAATCAAATGTTTGAGGTATTCCTTTTAGTGGTAGTAAGTCTTTTTCCAATAATATGTCATTGTGATAATGATACCCATCCATTGGGATCACGATTGCGATCTCTTCTTGTAAGACTTCATTCGTATTTTTCATTAACAAATTTGCCAACGTGCTTTTCCCTGCGCCTGGAACCCCTGTAATAGCTAGCAAAAATCGTTTATTTTGACTGTTAGCATACGTTTTTATTAGTAGATTTGTTAGCATCGTCAAATCCGCATTATTAATAAATTCCACTCTATGGGCCCCTCCTCTTACATTCACGGGCACGCTTCTTTTGAGTCGCTCCCATCATGTAATCAATTATAAGCTTTTTGAAAACAGTATCATATGTTTTTATTCTATTTACTATTATAATGCAAAACTCCTGCAAAGCTAGGTTACCTTGCAGTGAGAATCACAGGGACGGTTCTTTCAATTGGACTTCAATCTCTTGGTTCATGTCATAAATGTATGCGATTATGTCTATTAATTTTGGGGGAATATTTTACTTAGCGCAATATTTTTTTCGCCACCTATTATTACAGAATATAATTCTGTAAACTTTATTTTTTTCAGAACAATATTCTCTATATCGACCATTATGTAGAATTATATTGTTTACATTAGACTATTGATAGAATTATAATTATCTTGAGGTGAAGATATTGGACAATATAGATAAAAAAATTCTTTGTTTACTACAAAATAATGCACGAATCTCGAATGCAGATATAGCTCGCGAAGTGAAGCTTGCTCCTTCAGTTACTTTAACTCGTATCCGCAAACTAGAGGAAAAGGGAGTTATCGCAGGTTATGAAGCTAAGCTAAACCCCCACGAAATCGGCTTGGATATGCTTGCATTTGTCTTAATTAAAGTATCAGGAGACAAAGATATTGAAGGTTTATTAGTTGATATTCCAGGTGTCCAGGAAGTTCATAATGTTGCTGGTGACGATTGTTACCTTATCAAGATCAGGACTCGTAACACAGAATCCCTGAGCTTATTACTAAAAGAAAAAGTTCGCGGAGAGTCAATATCAACAAAGACAATCATTGTTCTAAATACACTCAAAGAAACTACACAACTACTATTTTAATTTAAACTATTATTGAAAATGGAGGTTTTGAAAATGAATATGTCAAATCGTATCTCATATCCTATTGTGTTGGCCTTACTAGCAGTTTATTTTCCCTGGGGCGGAACTTATTTAGCGATGAAATTTGCAGTCGAAACCTTACCTCCGTTTTTATTGGCAGGTATTCGTTTTTTAATTGCTGGCGCTTTAATGTACCTGTGGGAAGCTTCGAGAGGAACGAAAAATCCCGAAAAAATTCATTGGCGCAATGCCACGATAATTGGAGGGCTAATGCTTTTAGGTGGTAACTCCTTAGTAGTTTACGCTGAACAAATGGTTTCATCAGGAATTGCAGCGATAATCATTGCTACCGTACCTTTATGGATGACCTTATTCGCTTGGTTATGGCAAGGGGGCACAAAACCTAATAGTTATGTGGTATTCGGTTTATTATTGGGTTTCTTAGGCCAAATATTACTTGTTAGCAATTCTTTTCAGTCTATTAGCTACAATCCCTCACAAACTTCTGGATATCTAATCTTAACATTTGCATCATTATTCTGGGCAGTAGGTTCTTTATATTCACGTAAAGCACAATTGCCAAACTCTGCGATAATGTCGATAGCCATTCAAAATTTAATGGGTGGATTGCTTTGCCTAATCGTTGGAATCTCATTGGGTGAATTAAGTCAATTACATATTGAACACGTATCAACTCGTTCGATACTGTCATTAGCGTACTTAATTTTTTTCGGGTCTATTATTGGGTTTAGTGCTTATATCTGGGTTCTTAAGAAAGCGGAGCCAACTATTGTTTCAACTTACGCTTATGTCAACCCTGTAGTTGCCGTCTTTCTGGGTTGGATATTTGCAAATGAGCAATTAAACTCTACAGATGCTATCGCAGCGTTTATTATATTAGTATCTGTGCTATTAATTACCAGAAATTCTACTCCCAAAAAGATAGATACTCCTCTTAAAAAGGGATCAAATACTTGCTCACTTTCAGGACTAGATGGGGAAGGAATATAGAAACAGCGAAGGTGCATAATACTAACCTTTCTTTTGTGCCATCCAATACAAGAACTCCTGAAAAGCTAGGCTGCTTTCCAGGAGTTTGTCGCTATTATATTACTTTGAAAATACGATCTATATATCCAACTCATATAATGATACTGTTCTTCCTTCAATACTGGATGGGGATTCACCTAAATAACAGGCCCCTAATTTGTCGTAAAAACCTTTGGCATTTGGATCGGAAAAAATCTTAACTTTATTAATATTTATTTCACTACATTTTAGTTTGAGAACAGCTACTAATTTTGTCCCAATACTTTTTCCTATGTGCTCTGGCAAAATAAAAATATGCTCCAGCCAAAATCCCTTACTAACGAATACCTTACCTGCCCAAAAGTCGTTCTTTATTTCTACTAGAGAGAAATAACCTACAATTCGCTCATTCGCCTCCGCTACGTAAACTCTGTTATTTTTTATATAGGCAGGTGTTATGGTTAATTCCTCTTTCCAGCTATCAAAATATTGATCAGGATAATTCCAATGCCGCTTTGCTGCAAAAGATATCTGTGTCAAAATCTCGCTATCACTTACCATTGCTTCCCGAATGAAGATTTTCATTAACTCTCCTCCATATAATGAATCCAAGCAATCTATTCGTTGATGATCAAGCCAAATAGTTTTGAGAAGCCA
This window encodes:
- a CDS encoding GNAT family N-acetyltransferase, with translation MKIFIREAMVSDSEILTQISFAAKRHWNYPDQYFDSWKEELTITPAYIKNNRVYVAEANERIVGYFSLVEIKNDFWAGKVFVSKGFWLEHIFILPEHIGKSIGTKLVAVLKLKCSEININKVKIFSDPNAKGFYDKLGACYLGESPSSIEGRTVSLYELDI
- a CDS encoding EamA family transporter, with amino-acid sequence MNMSNRISYPIVLALLAVYFPWGGTYLAMKFAVETLPPFLLAGIRFLIAGALMYLWEASRGTKNPEKIHWRNATIIGGLMLLGGNSLVVYAEQMVSSGIAAIIIATVPLWMTLFAWLWQGGTKPNSYVVFGLLLGFLGQILLVSNSFQSISYNPSQTSGYLILTFASLFWAVGSLYSRKAQLPNSAIMSIAIQNLMGGLLCLIVGISLGELSQLHIEHVSTRSILSLAYLIFFGSIIGFSAYIWVLKKAEPTIVSTYAYVNPVVAVFLGWIFANEQLNSTDAIAAFIILVSVLLITRNSTPKKIDTPLKKGSNTCSLSGLDGEGI
- a CDS encoding alpha/beta fold hydrolase: MGFYIKVEPGVRIYVEDLNPEGEKTIVFIHGWPANHKMFEYQFDQLPKMGYRCIGIDSRGFGNSDKPWRGYDYDTSADDIRCVVQALDLQDFTLGGHSTGGAIAVRYMARHKGYGVSKLALFAAAAPSLIQRPYFPHGLKKDDVIKIIQGTNNDRPEMLRGFGDMFFFQHVTQAFSDWFFQMGLQAAGWSTAAVAASWIKEELFSDLGEIQVPTLILHGIHDKVCLFPLAIAQNEGIRNSKLVPFKYSGHGLFYDERDKFNKELVQFIEE
- a CDS encoding Lrp/AsnC family transcriptional regulator produces the protein MDNIDKKILCLLQNNARISNADIAREVKLAPSVTLTRIRKLEEKGVIAGYEAKLNPHEIGLDMLAFVLIKVSGDKDIEGLLVDIPGVQEVHNVAGDDCYLIKIRTRNTESLSLLLKEKVRGESISTKTIIVLNTLKETTQLLF
- a CDS encoding AAA family ATPase; translation: MEFINNADLTMLTNLLIKTYANSQNKRFLLAITGVPGAGKSTLANLLMKNTNEVLQEEIAIVIPMDGYHYHNDILLEKDLLPLKGIPQTFDSQRFVMLIKEIASEKQEKIYCPSYDRRLHNPVERSIVIENKHKIIIVEGNYLLLDTYPWSELGDLFNESWFIETPLTTTKERLISRHVLTGRSVEEALSKINSTDAPNAELIIQTRQKATKVITVATIEEI